The following DNA comes from Denticeps clupeoides chromosome 14, fDenClu1.1, whole genome shotgun sequence.
CCAATCTTGTTAGTGCCGCATCCGTCCAGTTTCCTTCCCGTTGGATGATCATGGCGCGCAGTGGGTGCCCTCCTCCAGGATGCACAGTCTCCAGGAAGTGGTCTGGCACAGGTGGTGCGCGGTGATCTGTGCGTGCGGGGTGGGTGCCGACCCCCCCACGCCCCAGTGGAAGCAGTGACGGATGGGCCGTCTGTGGTCCCCTCACATCCTTCTCTGACCCGAGTGCTGACATGGAGTTCCACCGCCTGCCGGTCAGACAAGAGTCCTTTTCATTGTcgcattttattaacatttttacaaaaccaGCATATTCAGTTATAAACAGATAAACTACAGTGTTTACATTGTGATGCATAATACATTCATATTAATAAAGAATCAATTAATAGGACcaattcaaataaatataatgtaaagtCGATGAGTGATGCGATGACATTTAGAGAGGAAACACTGTAATTGTGAAGTATTCCAAGGTCAAGGCCATGAAACTAATCATATTAAAACGAGTGGGACTtagaaacaagaaacacagtgTATTTTCTCCAGTGAGTTCAAACGAACGTGTCTTGTGTTCTGTCACAAACGTTACCACTGCTGTCGTTCCCACAATCCCACGTGTGATGTTGTACAGCATCTTAAACGCCACCCAAATTCAAGTTTCAAGAGCCTTTATGTGTGACAAATCTACTGCCGAACAGAATCCAAGCTGCAAAAAAACGTGAATGACCAGTTTAAGCTGGTTCGCTTGTACCGTAGTTTAAACGGGTGTGCTGACCGAGTCAACATTTTGTTAACATTTGAACGAAATTTCAGTTTCGTGCATTTTCCCTGTCTTCTCCCTGCAGTGGCTGCGCTTGCACACTGTGcctgtatgggtggtagtagcctagtgggtaacacactcggctatgaaccgggttcaaacccaggttcaaaccccacttactatcatcgtgtccctgagcaagacactttaccatgagtgtctacagggggggactgtccctgtcactactgattgtaagtcgccctggataaatgctgtaaatgtaaatgtaaatgtgcctgGGGTCTTGAGAGCGCCAGGCCCGACGTCGTTCTACGCAGTGAGCTCTGGCGCCCCCTAGCGACGGTCCACGGTAAATGACGGCCGCGCACATCGCTTCCGGGTCATTTTCGCGGGATGGACGGCATGCTGCAGTTCATGAAACTTATCGGCCAGCTGAAGGTAAAGGATTTACCTGTTTATTTCGGCTGTTCTTTCGACCTGCTTGTAATTCGCGTTGCTTCTGCAAGCGTGTGGCCCGGACTGGGTGGGTGCACAGGGAGGTGCGGCAGCCGGAGAGCGTCTCGGATCACATGTACAGGATGGCAATGATGGCTTTAACCATCCAGGACCCCGGGATCAATAAGAACCGGTAACCGGCCGACCGAGACCTTTAAATGACGTTTGTGAGAATCTGAAAGTTtcgggtcatttagaaatgtcctttgTTTTGGATGGGAAGCAGTTTAAAAGACGTCAGATGTGGCAGAACTGCTGTCCAGACACTGTTCTTGTTGTAAgataatataacataatatgatcctttattagCTTCACAGTAGTAGTGGCAGTTCAAGCAGTACACGACAAAAGCAGcagtcattgtgagacactgcagcacagcacgcggtgacacaacgaaatgtgtcctctgcttttaaccatctacccttggtgagcagtgggcagccatgacaggcgcccggggagcagtgtgtggggatggtgctttgcttagtggcaccttggtggcttgggattagaaccggcaaccttatgatttcgggtccgattccttaaccgctaggccaccgctggcccacaAATATGCCGACCatatgtgattatttttttttgtgtatgtctgtatagattatatgtaaatgtacatatgtacagagtggatatatacacacacacacacacacacattcagggctgatagcaaaaaaaaatatttgaactgAACCTGAACTTTCTTTTGTGCCGGAATGTGAGCAGGAGTCGGGATGCTATGTATGCAACACCCTTTTAAGACATAACTCGTTGGGCCCTGGGCCCAGATGTATAAAAAGCTTGTGTAAAGCCCTGTCAGGTGGGGTCCATGGGTATACTCCCCAGtgagaatttatatatattttaagtagCCTCttaaatgatacattttgtggaaataaaGCAACAATATTCAGACATGAGATGAACAAACCCAGTATCTGTGGGCAGAGACCCTGGGCGTGTTCAGTAATCCATCCCTTCTGTTAACTAGTCCCTTACCTGCCCACCTATTGAGATACAACAGGCAATTTTAGTACTCCAAAATTAACTAGTAATTGTCTAAAGGACACTAAAACATACAAATTTCTTCAAAAATATTTGCTTATTAAGTtaatgatagaatgaaaatacaaaatagaaaaaatatagctttttttttttaagcttctcGGCCAGCTCGACCGAAGACTGAACCCAGTCAGATTTACAGCTTGCAGGTGGAGCAAGTGCTGGATCTGTAACTGTTTGGCCAAGACTAAATCCCGCCCTCTTCGCAGTCCCTGATGGCCTCCAGTTGCACCTCTTAAATTTGCTGTCAGATCACTGCACGAGCGCGTGTATTAATTTTCACGGCCACATCGGTACACCGGAAATTCGTTGTGGTGCCTGAATGCTATAAGCCCtgcatattgcacataagaaaaaacAGTAATATCGATTAATGATTGAATATCTGCATTCAACTTGCTAagatagggcagtggtggcctagtggttaggtAAGCAGCCCcattgctggtttgaatcctgatatgcgaaggtaccactgagcaaagcaccgtcctcacacactgctccccgggcgtctgtcatggctgcccactgctcaccaagggtgatggttaaaaacagaggtagttccatacacacacacacacacacacacacatactcagatTCTTCATTTGTGAATGTCCTTGTGCTCCTGCTGTATGGCCATTGCGTGTTTTGTTTGAGGTGTGTGAAGATGGCGCTTGTTCATGACATGGCagagtgcattgtgggagataTTGCCCCTACAGACAACATCAGCAAAGCAGAGAAACACAGGATGGAGAAGGTACGTTATTTTTCCAGCGCAACGCAGTAATGTCTGACCGCAGTTGTTGTTTACTTTGTGGTGTGTCTCAATGGACGCTTTCAGGAAGCAATGGAACAACTCATGGGACTGCTGGAGGAAGGATTAAGAAAAGAAATTTACGAGTTGTGGGAGGTAACtactaaattacatttacatttatgaccaGCATGTCCAGAGCCATGTACATCAGTGCTTTGTTGTCAttatctgatcttcatacctgcATATCTAGACTTAATCAACAACTGCGGTTCAACACTATCAGCTAAGTTACGTGCCATCAGAGGCACTATTGAAGAGAAAAGCAccttacatttaaaaactgATAGTACAGTCAGGAGAATAAACATAagtagagtttttttgtgtttagtcCAGAAGATGGGACTGTATGGGTTCTGATGGTTATTGGAAGTTGGTTCCACCACTGAGGAACCAGGCCtgaaatgttttgcatttttgatgAGACAAGAAGTGCTTGATTCCCTGAGAGGATGAGATGGGAACAAGCAGGGCTATTCATCGCCTTGAAGGCAAGATGCAGTATTTTGAACATGGGCAGCCACAGGAAAACTTTGGGGCTTTGCATACAAGTCTTACCAgacagtggtggactagcgggtaaggaagcgaaacTGCAACAGGAAGGTtgtaggttcaaatcctgacctgccaaggtgccactgagcaaggtaccgacACTGCTCtgcctgtccccacacactgctccgcctgatttttattgtgcattatGTCAGACGCACCGTGTTTCGAGGACTTCAGAACGGTCCTTTTCTTCCAGGACTATGAGGCCCAGTCCAGTACAGAGGCCAAGCTGGTGAAGGAGCTGGACCAGCTGGAGATGATCCTGCAGGCCCACGAGTATGAAGAGTTGGAGGGGAAACCCGGCTGGCTGCAGGAGTTCTTCAACTCCACACAAGGTAGCTTCAGTCCTAAATACTCCTTCCTGCAGACAGTAATGAGCGTGACTGACCGATAAACAGTCTTGTTTCTGACATGAGAATGGATGATGAGTCACATTTCCGACTAATTCTTTTCAGAATTGATATGTATTATTAATGCAGTAGAAATATGTACATGGGCAGGCGTAATAGAAGGGATGTGATATATTGTCAGACAGGGTTTTACAACCATCTGTTTCTTGCTCAAGGCAAATTCCACCATCCTGAGGTGCTGCGGCTGGTGCAGAGCCTGAACGAAGAGAGATCGCGCTTCTTGGGAGTGGTTGGAACCAACGGGCCATCAGGCAACGAGACTGGAGCAGAAACAGTCACGCACCCACCTTCAGGGTCTACGTGAGACACCATACAAAATAACCTCACAGACCCTTGCTGAGGACCCACTGCGAGTGTATTTAGGAGTTCACGTGTGCTGTAGTTCGGATGTTATTTACAGGGTGGCAATGCTgcatactaaaaaaaataatcacccaGACCAACACCCAAGTCACAGGGCCCCTAAACTGTGGACTGTCAAAGTAATTTAATGTGAGGTGTTGATTGAAACATGATTAGGATTAGTATTCTGCGTGAACGATCTGTAACTTCATTAGTACCGATGAGGTTAATGTGCAGGGGTTGGGATGGTCATACAACAGTGTTAGTTTTTACATCCAGATAAGGAAAATGGCTTTGTTTGTACCACCGTTGTGCACATATTCACAAAAGCAGGATTTCTGCTGTTTGAAGATTTAATCACTTCAATTTAATTACGTAgttcaaacatttcattttgtggacAATGTTACCTCTCTTCCTCTAGTTAACAAAAATTCACACATAGATGATATGTTCTGTGTtaccttaaataaaaaaaaataaaaaaatattgaaatggttttgattgtttttattaattaaaaagtgcACACAGGAGTACAGTAAGTTACACAGCAACAGGAATGGTTTTTAGTTTACAAAACCTTGTGCTTTTTAAAGCAACTATTTAAAGCAACTATTCTTCTAATAGT
Coding sequences within:
- the hddc2 gene encoding 5'-deoxynucleotidase HDDC2, producing the protein MDGMLQFMKLIGQLKRVARTGWVHREVRQPESVSDHMYRMAMMALTIQDPGINKNRCVKMALVHDMAECIVGDIAPTDNISKAEKHRMEKEAMEQLMGLLEEGLRKEIYELWEDYEAQSSTEAKLVKELDQLEMILQAHEYEELEGKPGWLQEFFNSTQGKFHHPEVLRLVQSLNEERSRFLGVVGTNGPSGNETGAETVTHPPSGST